A genome region from Hevea brasiliensis isolate MT/VB/25A 57/8 chromosome 9, ASM3005281v1, whole genome shotgun sequence includes the following:
- the LOC110657703 gene encoding phenolic glucoside malonyltransferase 1 gives MASTKSSSVKIVEVCKVAQPNLSPESATELSLPLTFFDSTWLNFPPSQCLFFYKFTESITSAFFHSEILPKLKRSLSHTLFHFPPLAGRLTWPPHSTRPIILYSPNDAVSLTVAETNADIDRHMGNQVRDVSESRPYVPELPISETTSPTMALQITVRPGKGFTVGITTHHAVFDGKSAYMFLKAWSYICKHSDENGNSFPLSQELIPLFDRTIIKDPARLESMYLNQWMDSNRKYSESSNPRSLEVLRFFFDVPPNDLVRSAFKLSSESLGKIRESVLLYHQQQQAAGLNTLKKLRLSAFVLTCSYTLVCMVKAKGEASGKKVIFVFAVDCRSRSSINPPIPQNYFGNSVCLHDLSAEAEDFAGENGVAIIAERLSDYVNGLDKLLFEEAKERIERMSVVGPEVLKFGIAGSTKLAFYNVDFGWGKPEMVEIPSIDHDNAFSLMEGRDGKGEVEIALALPRQEMEVFKSLFAQGINAVQPGLF, from the coding sequence ATGGCATCGACCAAATCATCATCAGTGAAAATAGTAGAAGTTTGCAAGGTTGCTCAACCTAACCTGTCACCGGAGTCGGCCACAGAATTGTCTCTCCCTCTTACCTTCTTTGATTCCACATGGCTGAATTTCCCTCCAAGCCAGTGCCTCTTCTTTTACAAATTTACTGAGTCAATTACTTCTGCTTTCTTTCACTCGGAAATCCTCCCCAAACTCAAACGATCACTCTCGCACACCCTCTTCCACTTCCCTCCTCTTGCCGGCCGCCTCACTTGGCCTCCTCATTCTACCAGACCCATCATCCTTTACTCTCCAAATGATGCCGTTTCGCTCACAGTTGCGGAGACTAATGCCGATATTGATAGACACATGGGCAATCAGGTTCGTGACGTTTCCGAGTCGCGTCCTTATGTACCAGAGTTGCCAATATCGGAAACAACGTCACCAACAATGGCCTTGCAGATAACAGTACGTCCTGGTAAAGGATTTACCGTTGGCATCACCACACACCATGCAGTTTTTGATGGAAAGAGCGCTTACATGTTCTTGAAGGCATGGTCCTATATATGCAAACACAGTGATGAAAACGGAAATTCCTTCCCTTTATCACAGGAATTAATCCCGTTGTTTGACCGGACAATTATCAAAGACCCTGCCAGACTCGAATCTATGTACCTGAACCAATGGATGGACTCAAACAGAAAGTATTCAGAGTCATCCAACCCACGAAGCTTGGAAGTGTTGCGATTTTTCTTTGATGTGCCACCCAATGACTTGGTTCGATCCGCGTTTAAGCTGAGCAGCGAAAGCCTTGGAAAAATCAGGGAAAGTGTACTGCTTTACCACCAACAGCAGCAGGCTGCAGGGCTAAATACTCTAAAAAAACTTCGCCTCTCTGCATTTGTGCTCACATGTTCTTACACGTTAGTCTGCATGGTGAAGGCAAAAGGAGAAGCTAGTGGTAAAAAGGTTATATTTGTGTTTGCTGTGGATTGTAGGAGCCGTTCGAGCATAAACCCCCCAATTCCACAGAATTATTTTGGGAATTCTGTATGTCTCCATGACTTGTCTGCAGAAGCTGAAGATTTTGCGGGTGAAAACGGAGTTGCCATTATAGCTGAGAGGTTGAGTGACTATGTAAATGGACTGGACAAGTTACTTTTTGAAGAAGCGAAGGAGAGGATCGAAAGAATGAGTGTTGTAGGACCAGAGGTGCTGAAGTTTGGGATAGCTGGGTCGACGAAGCTGGCGTTTTACAATGTAGATTTTGGATGGGGAAAGCCTGAGATGGTGGAGATACCGTCCATAGATCATGACAATGCTTTTTCCCTGATGGAAGGTAGAGATGGAAAGGGAGAAGTTGAGATTGCGTTAGCCTTACCAAGACAGGAAATGGAGGTTTTTAAGTCACTGTTTGCTCAAGGCATTAATGCTGTGCAGCCTGGGCTGTTCTAA